One region of Cobetia sp. cqz5-12 genomic DNA includes:
- a CDS encoding secondary thiamine-phosphate synthase enzyme YjbQ — protein sequence MWQRDTLTLSARKRGFHLISDEVEQALAEMPPVSVGLLHVQLLHTSASLTLNENADPDVRHDMDAFLRRLVPGNLPYFRHTLEGDDDMPAHVLASLLGTQLTLPVEARRGVNRLALGTWQGIWLGEHRVHGGSRRLCLTLSGE from the coding sequence ATGTGGCAACGCGACACGCTCACCCTCTCCGCCCGCAAGCGCGGTTTTCACCTCATCAGTGACGAGGTGGAGCAGGCGTTGGCCGAAATGCCGCCGGTCAGTGTCGGCCTGCTGCATGTGCAGCTGCTACATACCTCCGCCTCGCTGACCCTCAACGAGAACGCCGACCCCGACGTGCGTCACGACATGGACGCCTTCCTGCGCCGCCTGGTACCTGGCAACCTGCCCTACTTCCGCCACACACTGGAAGGCGATGACGACATGCCCGCCCACGTGCTCGCCAGCCTGCTCGGCACCCAACTCACGCTGCCTGTCGAAGCCCGTCGCGGCGTCAATCGTCTCGCCCTCGGCACCTGGCAAGGCATCTGGCTTGGCGAACATCGCGTCCACGGTGGCAGCCGCAGGCTGTGTCTGACACTGAGTGGAGAATAG